A section of the Phaseolus vulgaris cultivar G19833 chromosome 8, P. vulgaris v2.0, whole genome shotgun sequence genome encodes:
- the LOC137827144 gene encoding uncharacterized protein yields MPPKNKGKAIAVNDSPQSSPKKVTEPEHSPNKRQKISMISKEGAPPPQSSPRIIQQQPMDPFDVYNRSRHNEYLEHAIMLFKKPELKEPMIKVPVIKEPEIPDVPLPPPVHEEPPRRTGLLEDIVESAKLICRKKD; encoded by the exons ATGCCTCCAAAGAATAAAGGCAAAGCCATTGCAGTGAATGATTCACCACAGAG TTCTCCAAAGAAGGTGACTGAACCCGAACACTCTCCCAATAAACGCCAAAAGATTTCAATGATTTCAAAGGAGGGTGCACCACCACCACAATCCTCACCGAG GATCATACAACAGCAACCAATGGATCCATTTGATGTGTATAATCGATCTCGTCATAATGAATACTTGGAGCATGCGATAATGCTTTTCAAAAAACCAGAGCTTAAAGAACCAATGATTAAAGTACCAGTGATTAAAGAACCAGAGATCCCTGATGTTCCTCTGCCACCACCAGTGCATGAGGAACCTCCACGTAGAACTGGGCTTTTGGAAGATATTGTGGAGTCAGCAAAGCTAATCTGCAGGAAAAAAGATTAA
- the LOC137826290 gene encoding SNF1-related protein kinase regulatory subunit beta-1 produces MGNANGREDGSIPATSDPSVVEPVVGVAHAPDSRPPVRAFSSDSMANSPPQSPRRSRSPILFGPQVPLPPLQRGNGPPFLNQMWQNEPHGIVNQPPEQGIPVMITWNYGGNIVVVEGSWDNWTSRKALQRAGKDHSILLVLPPGIYHYRFIVDGEERFIPDLPNVTDEMGHVCNLLDVNDYVPENPGGVSEFEAPPSPESSYGQAFPADEDFAKEPMSVPSQLHLTVLGMENSDVGSSSKPQHVVLNHVFIEKNLASKSVVALGLTHRFQSKYVTVVLYKPLKR; encoded by the exons ATGGGAAACGCTAACGGCAGAGAAGACGGATCCATTCCAGCCACCTCAGATCCCTCCGTCGTGGAACCTGTCGTAGGTGTAGCTCACGCGCCGGATTCTCGTCCTCCTGTTCGCGCCTTCTCCTCCGATTCAATGGCCAATAGCCCGCCTCAAAGTCCTCGCCGCTCTAGATCGCCGATCCTCTTCGGTCCTCAG GTTCCTTTACCTCCATTACAAAGAGGAAACGGCCCTCCTTTTCTCAATCAAATGTGGCAGAATGAGCCTCACGGTATTGTCAATCAACCTCCTGAGCAAGGGATCCCTGTTATGATTACATGGAACTATGGTGGTAACATCGTGGTTGTGGAGGGATCTTGGGATAACTGGACCTCTAG GAAGGCACTGCAGCGAGCTGGCAAGGATCACTCAATCTTATTAGTCCTTCCACCAGGCATATATCATTATAGGTTCATTGTCGATGGTGAAGAGAGATTTATTCCAGACCTTCCTAATGTAACTGATGAGATGGGACATGTCTGCAATCTTCTTGATGTTAAT GATTATGTGCCAGAAAACCCTGGTGGGGTCTCTGAGTTTGAAGCGCCACCCTCCCCCGAATCTAGTTATGGTCAAGCATTTCCAGCTGACGAGGATTTTGCAAAAGAGCCGATGTCTGTTCCTTCGCAACTGCATCTTACTGTCCTAGGTATGGAGAACTCTGACGTAGGTTCCTCTTCCAAGCCCCAACATGTTGTGCTAAATCACGTCTTCATCGAGAAAAATTTGGCCTCAAAGTCTGTTGTTGCCCTGGGACTGACTCACAGATTCCAGTCCAAATACGTGACAGTTGTCCTTTACAAACCACTCAAGAGGTAA
- the LOC137826289 gene encoding calmodulin produces the protein MADQLTDEQISEFKEAFSLFDKDGDGCITTKELGTVMRSLGQNPTEAELQDMINEVDADGNGTIDFPEFLNLMARKMKDTDSEEELKEAFRVFDKDQNGFISAAELRHVMTNLGEKLTDEEVDEMIREADVDGDGQINYEEFVKVMMAK, from the exons ATGGCCGATCAACTCACCGACGAGCAGATCTCCGAGTTCAAGGAAGCCTTCAGCCTCTTCGACAAGGACGGCGATG GTTGTATTACAACCAAGGAACTTGGAACCGTGATGAGGTCACTTGGGCAAAACCCAACTGAGGCTGAGCTCCAGGACATGATAAACGAGGTTGATGCTGATGGGAATGGTACCATTGATTTCCCAGAATTCCTGAACCTCATGGCGCGCAAGATGAAAGACACTGATTCGGAGGAGGAGCTGAAGGAGGCCTTCCGCGTGTTTGACAAGGATCAGAACGGTTTCATCTCTGCTGCAGAGCTCCGCCATGTGATGACCAATCTCGGCGAGAAGCTGACCGACGAGGAGGTTGACGAGATGATTCGCGAGGCAGATGTTGACGGTGACGGGCAGATCAACTATGAGGAGTTTGTCAAAGTCATGATGGCCAAGTGA